A window from Gossypium raimondii isolate GPD5lz chromosome 7, ASM2569854v1, whole genome shotgun sequence encodes these proteins:
- the LOC105803761 gene encoding protein NDL1 → MEFSSDSVSIDMETISLGGKEYLVKTRLGTVSVVVFGDQDKPALVTYPDLALNHISCFQGLFFSPEASSLLLHNFCIYHISPPGHELGAAPIISDDFSPSVDDLADQIVEVLNFFGLGAVMCMGVTAGAYILTLFAMKYRQRVLGLILVSPLCRAPSWTEWLLNKVMSNFLYFYGMCGMAKELLLKRYFSKEVRGSVLVPESDIVQACRRLLDERQSINVCRFLDAMNERPDLSEGLRKLYCRSLIFVGENSPFHSEALHMTSKLDRRYSALVEVQACGSMVTEEQPHAMLIPIEYFLMGYGLYRPTLSISPRSPLSPSCISPELLSPESMGLKLKPIRTRISL, encoded by the exons ATGGAATTTTCTAGCGATTCGGTTTCCATTGATATGGAAACGATCTCTCTAGGCGGCAAG GAGTACCTTGTGAAAACTCGCCTCGGTACGGTTTCTGTTGTTGTGTTCGGAGACCAAGATAAGCCGGCTCTTGTTACTTATCCGGATTTAGCTCTAAATC ATATCTCCTGTTTCCAAGGCTTGTTCTTTTCTCCAGAAGCTAGCTCCTTACTCCTACACAACTTttgcatatatcatataagTCCTCCAGGGCATGAG TTGGGAGCTGCCCCGATCATCTCCGATGACTTTAGTCCATCCGTCGATGACTTGGCAGATCAGATTGTTGAGGTTCTCAACTttttcgg GCTTGGTGCTGTAATGTGCATGGGAGTTACAGCTGGAGCATATATTCTTACCTTATTTGCT ATGAAATACAGACAACGAGTCCTTGGGTTAATACTCGTTTCACCCCTCTGCAGAGCACCTTCATGGACGGAATGGTTGTTAAATAAG GTGATGTcgaattttctttatttctatgGCATGTGTGGCATGGCGAAGGAGTTATTGCTTAAGCGGTACTTCAGTAAG GAAGTTCGTGGTAGTGTTCTAGTACCAGAATCTGATATAGTTCAGGCATGCAGAAGA CTGCTAGATGAGAGGCAGAGTATAAATGTTTGCCGATTCCTTGATGCAATGAATGA GAGACCTGACCTTAGCGAAGGATTAAGAAAACTATATTGCCGTTCGCTAATATTTGTTGGGGAGAACTCACCGTTCCATTCTGAGGCTCTTCACATGACATCGAAATTAGATAGAAGATACAGTGCCCTAGTGGAG GTTCAGGCATGCGGGTCAATGGTGACAGAGGAGCAACCGCATGCCATGTTGATACCAATAGAGTACTTTCTAATGGGATACGGTTTATACCGACCAACTCTAAGCATTAGCCCTAGAAGCCCTTTGAGTCCATCTTGCATCTCTCCGGAGCTTCTTTCACCTGAAAGCATGGGATTGAAGTTGAAACCGATTAGAACCCGGATTTCTTTGTAA
- the LOC105803596 gene encoding abscisic acid receptor PYL2, whose product MDSGLTQEEFDELKPLIDTYHKFDPTPNTCTSLIKQRIDAPARTVWPFVRSFENPQKYKHFVKSCNISAGDGGVGSVREVTVVSGLPASTSTERLEILDDAKRILSFRVVGGEHRLRNYWSVTSVNEFHNEGKVYTIVLESYIVDIPEGNSGEDTKMFVDTVVKLNLQKLGIVALGSFRGHD is encoded by the coding sequence ATGGACTCGGGCCTAACCCAAGAGGAATTCGATGAGCTAAAGCCCCTCATCGACACATACCACAAGTTCGACCCAACGCCAAACACATGCACGTCGCTAATAAAGCAGCGCATCGACGCCCCAGCCCGAACCGTGTGGCCATTCGTTCGAAGCTTCGAAAACCCCCAGAAATACAAACACTTCGTCAAGAGCTGCAACATCAGCGCCGGCGACGGTGGCGTCGGTAGCGTTCGGGAAGTGACCGTCGTTTCAGGCCTTCCGGCTTCGACGAGTACCGAGAGGCTCGAGATTTTGGACGACGCGAAGCGTATATTGAGCTTTAGGGTGGTGGGGGGTGAGCATAGGCTGAGGAACTACTGGTCAGTGACTTCGGTCAATGAGTTCCACAATGAAGGCAAAGTTTACACCATTGTTTTAGAGTCTTATATAGTTGATATACCCGAAGGGAACAGTGGGGAAGATACTAAGATGTTTGTGGACACTGTCGTGAAATTGAATCTACAGAAGCTTGGGATTGTAGCACTGGGTTCTTTTCGTGGGCATGattga
- the LOC105803421 gene encoding protein REVERSION-TO-ETHYLENE SENSITIVITY1, whose translation MPRGRPPIMDLKTAYDVELSGSRIQHELWPLDEIDPRKAKFPCCLVWTPLPVVSWLAPFIGHVGICREAGAILDFSGSYFVNVEDFAFGAAARYVQLDREKCCFPPNLAGHKCKHGYQHEEFGTALTWDDALQLSMRHFEHKSYNLFTCNSYSFVANCLNRLCYEGSMDWNMITVAALILFKGQWVNSMSVIRSFLPFTVVLCLGLLLVGWPFLVGLFSFSLLLFGWFLLGTYCVKTLLES comes from the exons ATGCCGCGTGGAAGACCTCCTATAATGGATCTGAAAACAGCTTATGATGTTGAACTCAGTGGATCTAGAATTCAGCATGAACTATGGCCATTAGATGAAATTGATCCGAGGAAAGCAAAGTTTCCTTGCTGTCTGGTTTGGACCCCACTCCCAGTTGTCTCATGGTTGGCACCTTTCATTGGCCATGTTGGCATTTGCCGAGAAGCTGGCGCGATTTTGGACTTTTCAGGATCATATTTTGTGAATGTCGAGGATTTTGCTTTTGGTGCTGCAGCTCGATACGTTCAACTCGATAGAGAAAAG TGCTGCTTTCCTCCCAACCTGGCAGGTCACAAATGCAAGCACGGGTATCAGCATGAAGAGTTTGGGACTGCACTCACATGGGATGATGCCTTGCAGTTGAGCATGCGTCACTTTGAGCACAAGAGCTACAACCTCTTCACATGCAACTCTTACTCATTTGTAGCCAATTGTCTCAACCGGCTCTGCTACGAAGGATCAATGGATTGGAACATGATAACTGTGGCAGCTCTAATACTGTTCAAGGGGCAGTGGGTCAATAGCATGTCGGTAATAAGATCATTCCTCCCTTTCACAGTGGTGCTATGCCTCGGGTTACTACTCGTCGGATGGCCATTCTTGGTTGGACTTTTCTCGTTCTCTCTCCTACTCTTTGGGTGGTTTCTGTTGGGTACTTACTGTGTCAAAACCTTGTTGGAAAGCTAG
- the LOC105803648 gene encoding homeobox protein ATH1: protein MENDMFSIPRPMVSQNSVVINGIPPETITNNSVVESNLFNQINQNQTLVGFPVLPSVQGEFGGDLCSDLHVSNHARFFDSNALIASVGRKVASDASLGSSGLEHNIEFHEQFIGRTPVSSNPPASCGLQENLNELAIIAPSIYPQDFRNYSSTECSDGINSTTVTSVNSVLNEVFGSMTNKWDFEKFPGPLEHVGKTTLKTAFQPYSSIGCPDPNSWMAPNGANMSLDYPCGSSKNSNELSLSLATSLPGVINGNNIPDQSSEINCCLNTTRLGSEQTSSNAKELSLSFGSDGPVQVSHLISGSRYLHAVQEILAQIANYSLENLEQMSVGPGATMPFSGSCLAGRWMAVMDSNDCPNVDGNTEVQLEAELQKRTVEAKKTQLLTLLQVVDDRYSQCLDEIHTVISAFHAATELDPRVHASFALHTISFLYKNLRERISNQILAMGANFNSACTRDREKSFQNSFIQEQWALQQLKKKDQIWRPQRGLPEKSVSVLRAWMFQNFLHPYPKDAEKHLLAIKSGLTRSQVSNWFINARVRLWKPMIEEMYLEMNKRKARQNE from the exons ATGGAGAATGATATGTTCAGCATTCCACGACCGATGGTGAGCCAAAATTCTGTTGTTATCAATGGGATTCCACCAGAGACTATCACTAATAACTCAGTAGTTGAGTCCAACTTGTTTAACCAGATCAACCAAAATCAGACTTTAGTTGGATTTCCCGTGCTTCCCTCGGTGCAAGGAGAGTTTGGGGGTGATCTGTGTTCTGATCTCCATGTATCTAATCATGCCAGATTCTTCGACTCTAATGCATTGATTGCATCCGTTGGAAGAAAGGTTGCCAGTGATGCTTCACTTGGCAGTTCGGGTTTGGAACATAACATTGAGTTTCATGAGCAGTTTATTGGCAGGACACCTGTTTCTTCAAATCCACCTGCAAGCTGTGGTCTTCAAGAAAACTTAAACGAGTTAGCAATCATAGCGCCTTCGATCTACCCTCAGGATTTCAGGAATTACTCTTCAACTGAATGTTCTGATGGTATAAATTCTACCACGGTAACCTCGGTGAATAGTGTATTGAATGAAGTTTTTGGTAGTATGACAAATAAATGGGATTTTGAGAAGTTTCCTGGTCCTCTTGAGCATGTTGGCAAAACCACATTGAAGACTGCATTTCAACCATATTCGTCTATAGGATGTCCAGATCCAAACAGTTGGATGGCACCGAATGGTGCAAATATGAGCCTGGATTATCCTTGTGGTTCCTCAAAAAATAGTAATGAGCTCTCGTTAAGTCTTGCAACATCTCTTCCTGGTGTTATCAATGGGAATAATATACCCGATCAGTCCTCTGAAATTAATTGTTGCTTGAATACAACAAGGTTAGGTTCAGAACAAACCTCTTCCAATGCTAAGGAGCTTTCTCTGAGTTTTGGTTCTGATGGACCCGTTCAAGTATCACACTTAATATCGGGATCTAGATATCTTCATGCAGTTCAAGAAATACTTGCTCAAATTGCAAACTATTCACTTGAAAATCTAGAGCAGATGAGTGTTGGACCTGGAGCAACTATGCCGTTCTCCGGAAGTTGTCTAGCTGGAAGATGGATGGCAGTGATGGATTCAAATGATTGTCCCAATGTTGATGGTAACACTGAGGTTCAGTTAGAGGCAGAATTACAAAAACGGACGGTCGAGGCCAAAAAAACCCAACTGCTGACTTTACTTCAAGTG GTTGATGACAGATACAGTCAATGCTTGGATGAGATCCATACGGTTATATCTGCATTCCATGCTGCAACTGAGTTGGACCCCCGGGTGCATGCTAGTTTTGCTCTACATACGATCTCTTTCTTATACAAGAACCTTAGAGAGAGGATCAGCAACCAAATCCTAGCCATGGGAGCAAATTTCAACAGCGCGTGCACTAGAGATAGGGAAAAATCTTTTCAGAATTCATTCATCCAGGAGCAATGGGCGTTACAGCAGCTAAAGAAGAAGGATCAAATATGGAGACCGCAGAGAGGGTTGCCTGAAAAATCTGTCTCGGTTTTACGTGCGTGGATGTTTCAGAACTTTCTTCACCC GTATCCAAAGGATGCAGAGAAACATTTACTTGCAATAAAAAGTGGGTTAACAAGGAGCCAG GTCTCTAATTGGTTCATAAATGCTCGTGTTCGGCTTTGGAAGCCAATGATAGAGGAAATGTATTTGGAGATGAACAAACGAAAAGCTCGACAAAATGAGTAA